A part of Gasterosteus aculeatus unplaced genomic scaffold, fGasAcu3.hap1.1 HAP1_SCAFFOLD_76, whole genome shotgun sequence genomic DNA contains:
- the LOC144395112 gene encoding BCAS3 microtubule associated cell migration factor-like isoform X2 yields the protein MLCSTSRHFSDLAVLHISVCPAKLSSQDSYNNFTNNNMGNPRLSALPSLTVVLPLAQIKQPMTLGTITKRSGKAKPPPQISPSKSSGGEFCVAAAFASSRSWFLTNPNMKREKDQTRQSVVDSLYIISCYGNMVEHVLEPRPISTAQKISDDTPLELSTCPRACWTLARTPQWNELQPPFNTNHPLVLASDLVQYYQYLLAAMPPGSPGPITRHESSDSLASDHSGQGDEEWLSQVEIVTHTGPHRRLWMGPQFQFKTLHPSGQTTVISSSSSVLQSQGPSDVQRPLLDFDTDDLDLHTLRIQPVRSEPVSMPGSSRLVADRRGQSNIMDTGSGRTLVCISLVYLSTTSIY from the exons ATGTTATGCTCCACTTCACGTCATTTCTCTGACCTTGCTGTCCTGCATATTTCTGTGTGTCCAGCCAAGctgagcagccaggattcataCAAcaacttcaccaacaacaacatgggGAACCCGCGGCTCTCGGCTCTGCCCAGCCTCACCGTGGTGCTGCCTCTGGCCCAGATCAAGCAGCCCATGACCCTGGGCACCATCACCAAACGCTCCGG CAAAGCTAAGCCCCCACCTCAGATCTCCCCAAGCAAGTCCAGTGGAGGAGAGTTCTGTGTGGCCGCCGCCTTTGCCTCGTCTCGCTCCTGGTTCCTCACCAACCCCAACATGAAGAGGGAGAAAG ATCAGACCAGGCAGTCTGTCGTCGACTCGCTGTACATCATCAGTTGCTATGGTAACATGGTGGAGCATGTCCTGGAGCCACGGCCAATTAGCACGGCTCAGAAGATTAGTGATGACACACCTCTGGAGCTCAGCACCTGTCCAAGGGCCTGCTGGACTCTAGCCAG GACTCCACAATGGAATGAGCTGCAGCCTCCCTTCAATACCAACCACCCCTTGGTGTTGGCCTCAGACCTGGTGCAGTACTATCAGTATCTTCTGGCTG cGATGCCCCCTGGAAGTCCAGGCCCGATCACCCGTCACGAGTCGTCGGACAGCCTGGCGTCGGACCACAGTGGTCAGGGAGATGAGGAGTGGCTCTCTCAG GTGGAAATTGTGACCCATACAGGGCCTCATCGGCGCCTCTGGATGGGCCCCCAATTCCAGTTTAAGACTCTTCACCCTTCAGGCCAGACCACAgtcatctcctcttcttcctcagtcCTTCAGTCCCAGGGTCCCAGTGATGTCCAACGGCCACTGCTGGACTTTGATACAGACGACCTGGACCTACACACACTGAG AATCCAGCCGGTACGTTCAGAACCAGTCAGCATGCCTGGCTCATCACGGCTGGTTGCAGATCGTCGAGGACAGTCCAACATCATGGACACAGGTTCAGGTAGGACTCTTGTTTGCATCTCTCTAGTGTATTTGAGTACAACCTCAATATATTGA
- the LOC144395112 gene encoding BCAS3 microtubule associated cell migration factor-like isoform X1 has protein sequence MLCSTSRHFSDLAVLHISVCPAKLSSQDSYNNFTNNNMGNPRLSALPSLTVVLPLAQIKQPMTLGTITKRSGPYLFGAGCFAIKTPCKAKPPPQISPSKSSGGEFCVAAAFASSRSWFLTNPNMKREKDQTRQSVVDSLYIISCYGNMVEHVLEPRPISTAQKISDDTPLELSTCPRACWTLARTPQWNELQPPFNTNHPLVLASDLVQYYQYLLAAMPPGSPGPITRHESSDSLASDHSGQGDEEWLSQVEIVTHTGPHRRLWMGPQFQFKTLHPSGQTTVISSSSSVLQSQGPSDVQRPLLDFDTDDLDLHTLRIQPVRSEPVSMPGSSRLVADRRGQSNIMDTGSGRTLVCISLVYLSTTSIY, from the exons ATGTTATGCTCCACTTCACGTCATTTCTCTGACCTTGCTGTCCTGCATATTTCTGTGTGTCCAGCCAAGctgagcagccaggattcataCAAcaacttcaccaacaacaacatgggGAACCCGCGGCTCTCGGCTCTGCCCAGCCTCACCGTGGTGCTGCCTCTGGCCCAGATCAAGCAGCCCATGACCCTGGGCACCATCACCAAACGCTCCGG ACCCTACCTCTTTGGGGCGGGATGTTTTGCCATTAAAACTCCATG CAAAGCTAAGCCCCCACCTCAGATCTCCCCAAGCAAGTCCAGTGGAGGAGAGTTCTGTGTGGCCGCCGCCTTTGCCTCGTCTCGCTCCTGGTTCCTCACCAACCCCAACATGAAGAGGGAGAAAG ATCAGACCAGGCAGTCTGTCGTCGACTCGCTGTACATCATCAGTTGCTATGGTAACATGGTGGAGCATGTCCTGGAGCCACGGCCAATTAGCACGGCTCAGAAGATTAGTGATGACACACCTCTGGAGCTCAGCACCTGTCCAAGGGCCTGCTGGACTCTAGCCAG GACTCCACAATGGAATGAGCTGCAGCCTCCCTTCAATACCAACCACCCCTTGGTGTTGGCCTCAGACCTGGTGCAGTACTATCAGTATCTTCTGGCTG cGATGCCCCCTGGAAGTCCAGGCCCGATCACCCGTCACGAGTCGTCGGACAGCCTGGCGTCGGACCACAGTGGTCAGGGAGATGAGGAGTGGCTCTCTCAG GTGGAAATTGTGACCCATACAGGGCCTCATCGGCGCCTCTGGATGGGCCCCCAATTCCAGTTTAAGACTCTTCACCCTTCAGGCCAGACCACAgtcatctcctcttcttcctcagtcCTTCAGTCCCAGGGTCCCAGTGATGTCCAACGGCCACTGCTGGACTTTGATACAGACGACCTGGACCTACACACACTGAG AATCCAGCCGGTACGTTCAGAACCAGTCAGCATGCCTGGCTCATCACGGCTGGTTGCAGATCGTCGAGGACAGTCCAACATCATGGACACAGGTTCAGGTAGGACTCTTGTTTGCATCTCTCTAGTGTATTTGAGTACAACCTCAATATATTGA